A genomic region of Vitis vinifera cultivar Pinot Noir 40024 chromosome 7, ASM3070453v1 contains the following coding sequences:
- the LOC100247418 gene encoding calmodulin-binding transcription activator 3 isoform X2: protein MASMADTRRYALGNQLDIEQILLEAQNRWLRPAEICEILRNYIKFRICPEPANMPPSGSLFLFDRKVLRYFRKDGHNWRKKKDGKTVKEAHERLKAGSIDVLHCYYAHGEDNENFQRRSYWMLEEELSHIVLVHYREVKGNRTSFNRIKETEGALINSQETEEVVPNSETDCSVSSSFPMNSYQMASQTTDTTSLNSAQASEYEDAESAYNHQASSRLHSFLEPVMEKGDALTAPYYPAPFSNDYQGKLDIPGADFTSLAQESSSKDSNSVGISYELPKNLDFPSWEDVLENCNAGVQSMPSQTPFSSTRADTMGIIPKQENEILMQLLTDSFSRKQEFGSDPQGQDEWQTSEGYSAHLSKWPGDQKLHSDSAYGLSTRFDIQEANCVDLLNSLEPGHAYPDGQKGHPLQNDFQIQLLNVDHGCYQKSDSERNMITEGKANYSSALKQPLLDSSLTEEGLKKVDSFNRWMSKELGDVNESHMQSRLSSSAAYWDTVESENGVDESSISPQGHLDTYMLGPSLSQDQLFSIIDFSPNWAYAGSEVKVLIMGKFLKGQQDAEKCKWSCMFGEVEVPAEVISDGVLRCHTPIHKAERVPFYVTCSNRLACSEVREFEYRVNHIRDVDTADVSSGSTSEILLHMRFVKLLSLAPSSNSGLSNEGDRFPLNSKISSLMEEDNDEWEQMLMLTSEEFSPEKAKEQLLQKLLKEKLHVWLLQKAAEGGKGPNVLDEDGQGVLHFAAALGYDWAIPPTTAAGVSVNFRDVNGWTALHWAAFCGRERTVPFLISQGAAPGALTDPTPKYPAGRTPADLASSNGHKGIAGYLAESALSAHLQSLHLKETKEADAAEISGIKAVQTISERSPTPISTGDLPLKDSLAAVCNATQAAARIHQVFRVQSFQKKQQKEYDDGKFGMSDEHALSLIAVKSRLGQHDEPVHAAATRIQNKFRSWKGRKDFLIIRQRIVKIQAHVRGHQVRKNYRKIIWSVGILEKVILRWRRKGSGLRGFKPETHTEGTSMRDISSKEDDYDFLKEGRKQTEERLQKALARVKSMVQYPEARDQYRRLLNVVTEIQETKQVVYDRALNSSEEAADFDDLIDLQALLDDDTFMPTAS, encoded by the exons GTggttcactttttctttttgatcgGAAGGTGTTGAGGTACTTTAGAAAAGATGGCCATAACTGGAGGAAGAAAAAAGATGGGAAGACAGTGAAGGAAGCTCATGAGAGGCTCAAG GCTGGAAGCATTGATGTTTTGCATTGCTACTATGCCCATGGAGAAGATAATGAAAACTTTCAAAGACGCAGCTATTGGATGCTTGAAGA GGAGCTCTCACACATAGTTCTTGTCCACTACCGGGAAGTAAAG ggAAATAGGACAAGCTTTAATCGCATTAAAGAGACTGAAGGAGCTTTAATCAATTCCCAAGAAACAGAAGAAGTTGTACCCAATTCTGAGACGGACTGTTCTGTGTCTTCTAGTTTTCCCATGAATAGTTACCAAATGGCTTCACAAACCACTGACACAACAAGCCTGAACAGCGCTCAAGCATCAGAATATGAAGATGCTGAGTCAG CATATAATCACCAAGCCAGTTCCAGACTCCACTCTTTTCTTGAGCCTGTGATGGAGAAGGGTGATGCACTTACTGCTCCTTACTACCCTGCACCATTTTCAA ATGATTACCAAGGAAAGTTGGACATTCCTGGGGCTGATTTTACCTCACTTGCTCAAGAAAGTAGCAGCAAGGATTCCAACAGTGTTGGTATATCATATGAGCTTCCAAAAAATCTTGACTTCCCATCATGGGAAGATGTCTTGGAAAATTGTAATGCTGGAGTTCAATCTATGCCTTCTCAGACACCATTTTCATCTACACGAGCTGATACTATGGGTATCATTCctaaacaagaaaatgagattttgatgcAGCTTTTGACAGACAGCTTTAGTAGAAAGCAAGAGTTTGGGAGTGATCCACAAGGTCAAGACGAGTGGCAG ACTTCTGAAGGGTATTCTGCACATTTATCTAAGTGGCCTGGGGATCAGAAGTTGCATTCAGACTCAGCATATGGTCTCTCAACTAGGTTTGACATACAGGAAGCCAATTGTGTGGATTTACTGAATTCTTTGGAGCCTGGACATGCATATCCTGATGGGCAGAAGGGTCATCCTTTGCAAAATGACTTTCAAATACAGCTTTTAAATGTAGATCATGGATGCTATCAGAAATCAGATTCAGAAAGAAATATGATCACAGAGGGAAAAGCCAACTATTCCTCTGCTTTAAAACAGCCTTTGCTAGATAGCTCTCTAACAGAGGAAGGTCTGAAGAAGGTTGACAGCTTCAACCGATGGATGAGTAAAGAACTAGGAGACGTTAATGAGTCACATATGCAGTCCAGGCTGTCCAGCTCTGCAGCCTACTGGGATACTGTTGAGAGTGAAAATGGAGTTGATGAGTCTAGCATTTCTCCTCAAGGACACTTGGACACCTATATGCTGGGTCCCTCCCTTTCCCAGGATCAGCTTTTCAGCATAATTGATTTCTCACCTAACTGGGCTTACGCGGGCTCAGAAGTCAAG GTCCTCATTATGGGAAAATTCTTGAAGGGCCAACAGGATGCAGAAAAATGTAAATGGTCATGTATGTTTGGTGAAGTAGAAGTTCCAGCTGAGGTCATATCAGATGGTGTTCTTCGTTGCCATACTCCCATACACAAAGCTGAAAGGGTTCCTTTTTATGTTACATGCTCCAATAGGTTAGCTTGTAGTGAAGTACGAGAATTTGAATACCGTGTCAACCATATTCGTGATGTGGATACTGCAGATGTCTCTAGTGGCAGTACAAGTGAAATTCTCCTTCATATGAGATTTGTAAAACTATTGTCTTTGGCCCCTTCCTCAAATTCTGGGCTGAGCAATGAGGGTGATAGATTCCCTTTGAACAGCAAAATCAGTTCACTAATGgaagaagacaatgatgaatGGGAGCAGATGTTAATGCTTACTTCAGAGGAGTTCTCACCTGAAAAGGCTAAGGAGCAGCTGCTTCAGAAGTTGCTGAAGGAGAAGTTGCACGTGTGGCTCCTTCAGAAGGCAGCTGAAGGTGGAAAAGGTCCAAATGTATTAGATGAGGATGGCCAAGGGGTGCTTCATTTTGCAGCTGCTCTTGGCTATGATTGGGCTATACCACCCACAACTGCTGCAGGTGTTAGTGTCAATTTTCGTGATGTGAATGGATGGACTGCACTTCACTGGGCAGCATTTTGTGGCAG aGAGCGGACTGTTCCTTTCCTCATCTCTCAAGGTGCTGCTCCTGGAGCATTGACAGATCCAACTCCCAAATATCCTGCAGGCAGAACGCCTGCAGACTTAGCTTCTAGCAATGGACACAAAGGAATTGCTGGTTATCTTGCAGAATCTGCTTTAAGTGCACACCTTCAATCTCTTCATTTGAAAGAAACCAAGGAAGCTGATGCTGCGGAAATTTCTGGAATAAAAGCTGTACAAACGATTTCTGAACGGAGCCCAACTCCAATCAGCACTGGGGATCTCCCCCTGAAAGATTCATTAGCTGCCGTCTGTAATGCTACTCAAGCTGCTGCTCGTATTCATCAAGTCTTCAGGGTTCAGTCATTCCAAAAGAAGCAGCAAAAAGAGTATGATGATGGAAAATTTGGAATGTCAGATGAGCATGCTCTCTCACTTATTGCTGTTAAAAGCAGGCTAGGACAACATGATGAACCTGTGCATGCTGCTGCAACACGGATACAAAATAAGTTCCGCAGTTGGAAGGGAAGAAAAGACTTTTTGATAATCAGGCAGCGGATTGTTAAAATTCAG GCCCATGTAAGAGGCCACCAGGTCAGGAAAAACTATAGAAAGATAATCTGGTCTGTAGGAATTTTGGAGAAGGTAATTTTGCGCTGGAGACGGAAAGGGAGCGGTTTGCGAGGTTTCAAACCAGAAACACACACTGAGGGCACAAGCATGCGAGACATATCCTCGAAGGAGGATGATTATGATTTCCTGAAAGAGGGAAGAAAGCAAACAGAGGAAAGATTGCAAAAGGCCCTTGCTAGGGTGAAGTCCATGGTTCAGTATCCAGAGGCTAGAGATCAATACCGTAGGCTGCTGAATGTTGTCACTGAGATCCAGGAAACCAAG CAGGTTGTGTACGACAGAGCTCTCAACAGTTCGGAAGAAGCGGCTGATTTTGATGACCTGATTGATCTTCAAGCATTGTTGGATGATGACACCTTCATGCCTACAGCATCTTGA